In Papaver somniferum cultivar HN1 chromosome 1, ASM357369v1, whole genome shotgun sequence, a genomic segment contains:
- the LOC113307001 gene encoding eukaryotic translation initiation factor 3 subunit D-like, with translation MTEFEVGAVPFNSDGWGPPETPSQLLPNHPSNVPFAPFNRSEKLGRIADWTRNYNNQNRNPRNSGHDSVFDFNLDDSIPVDDDNTFHLVDGKPPPRPKFGPKWRFQQQRQLPQRRDEEVEAKKREQEKERARRDRLYNLNRSGNNNPRREAAVFKSSVDIQPEWIMLDQIPFSTFSKLSFSVQDPEDLLVCGALETYDRTYDRVNPKNEKRLERFKNRNFFKVTTTDDPVIRRLANEDKATVFATDSILSTLMCAPRSVYSWDIVVQRVGNKLFFDKRDGSQLDLLSVNETSQEPLPEAKEDINSAYSLSVEAAYINQNFSQQVLVRNGNKVGFEEPNPFASEGEEVASVAYRYRRWKLDDEMFLVARCEVQSASETKGQQSFLTLNALNEFDPKYSGIDWRKKLETQRGAVLATELKNNANKLAKWTAQALLASADMMKLGYVSRVHPRDHFNHTILSVVGYKPKEFATQINLNTNNMWGIVKSIVDLCMKLKEGKYVLVKDPSKPQVRIYEVPADAFENDYVEEPLPEDEQVQPPTEEEANAEALAAANDVEDTVVEAVL, from the coding sequence ATGACAGAGTTCGAAGTAGGCGCAGTTCCATTCAACTCCGACGGTTGGGGACCACCAGAAACACCATCACAGCTTCTCCCCAATCATCCATCAAACGTTCCTTTTGCTCCTTTCAATCGTTCTGAAAAACTAGGTCGAATTGCAGATTGGACTAGAAACTACAACAACCAAAACCGTAACCCTAGAAACAGTGGTCATGATTCTGTTTTCGATTTCAATCTCGATGATTCTATAcctgttgatgatgataatacGTTCCACTTAGTTGATGGAAAACCACCACCAAGACCCAAGTTTGGTCCAAAGTGGAGATTTCAACAACAACGTCAACTTCCTCAGCGTCGTGATGAAGAAGTTGAGGCTAAGAAACGTGAACAAGAGAAAGAGAGAGCTAGACGTGATCGTCTTTACAATCTTAATCGATCTGGTAATAATAATCCTCGTCGTGAAGCTGCTGTTTTTAAATCATCGGTTGATATTCAACCTGAATGGATTATGTTAGATCAAATCCCGTTTTCGACTTTCTCTAAATTATCATTTTCTGTACAAGATCCTGAAGATTTACTTGTTTGTGGTGCTTTAGAAACATATGACCGTACTTATGATAGGGTTAATCCTAAGAATGAAAAACGTTTGGAAAGATTTAAGAATAGGAATTTCTTTAAAGTTACTACTACTGATGATCCTGTTATCCGTCGACTTGCTAATGAAGATAAAGCTACTGTATTTGCTACTGATTCAATTTTGTCTACTTTGATGTGTGCACCAAGATCTGTTTACTCTTGGGATATTGTGGTTCAACGTGTTGGAAACAAGTTGTTTTTTGATAAGAGAGATGGATCTCAACTTGATTTGCTATCGGTTAACGAGACTTCTCAAGAACCATTGCCTGAAGCTAAAGAGGATATTAATTCTGCTTATTCATTGAGTGTCGAAGCTGCTTACATTAATCAGAACTTCTCCCAGCAGGTTTTGGTTAGGAATGGTAATAAGGTTGGATTTGAGGAGCCAAATCCATTTGCTAGCGAAGGTGAAGAAGTTGCATCCGTAGCTTACCGTTATAGAAGGTGGAAGCTTGATGATGAAATGTTTCTTGTGGCTAGATGTGAAGTTCAGAGTGCATCGGAAACTAAAGGACAACAATCCTTTTTGACCTTGAATGCTCTTAATGAGTTTGATCCAAAATATTCAGGTATTGACTGGAGGAAGAAGTTGGAAACTCAGAGAGGAGCAGTTTTGGCTACTGAACTTAAGAATAATGCTAACAAATTGGCTAAGTGGACTGCTCAAGCACTACTGGCAAGTGCTGATATGATGAAATTAGGGTATGTTTCTAGAGTTCACCCGAGGGATCATTTCAATCATACTATTTTATCCGTGGTTGGATATAAGCCTAAGGAATTTGCTACACAAATCAACCTGAACACAAATAATATGTGGGGAATTGTCAAGTCAATTGTTGATTTGTGCATGAAATTGAAAGAGGGGAAATATGTTCTTGTTAAGGATCCGTCAAAGCCGCAGGTAAGGATTTATGAGGTTCCAGCTGATGCATTTGAGAATGATTATGTGGAGGAGCCATTGCCTGAAGACGAACAAGTACAACCTCCTACAGAGGAAGAGGCTAATGCTGAGGCACTAGCTGCTGCAAATGATGTGGAAGATACAGTCGTGGAAGCTGTGCTTTGA